From Pseudoalteromonas viridis, the proteins below share one genomic window:
- a CDS encoding phosphodiester glycosidase family protein yields MSRWNKWFCFYLWRHRSFFFSKIDFIPFHAGDSQKKNYSGKGVSSFYISSGDCWIDCSFVGDVSVQLQTDSKKYIFSKSQTRLSSYIELNDVVTDITVRGEEPDVCFYQDSDKSGNEHCLLDGVKNAFKSYDSMNGFSSFEIFKKSGNQHKWLKVTDHNGSYIIFPMSDGFTINSLSDFGFNDTVADVEIITETPNACFYEGTHYEGGGFCLDEQSNIPMSYFNDKISSIKIYNNETSFVIGEHYNGGHMAWIATSRENLNAPDYAKFYWNDTISFIEQKNFTPDFCFYTSPGYKGNEYCFKGNVSFRRDWYENDDMESVKLLHPGFLSVFRDVDYHNFAYQYSENVINFGGLNNLISSFIWYPAVKEQPEFSMKKISEIRDKLNSGFPDVTGHVVTITKADKAAFSVPNTLNSTIDCELLKDESKAYHACNEALDRDRQGLSSFDATCQTDSTHNFMKTKIINSGNTLDSGKKYSFPMKTLEEWDAEFPSKVKINANWFDIQGPPGFPYVMPCTDVFGRVVSDGVELTNNLPNPNRNVYEQLDSFAVLKDNDGNQSLKILPHATFKNILSDSSSEKIQQAVGGFIIVSKGKSVKAESIAKSTKPTATGSRSAIGLSEDGKTLYIVQVGSQGKGLNIDQLKHLMKRIGSYTAINLDNSGSSQLIYKDESNGQIIRSEKVDKNPAHQLAYRPIPIFLNIDMPTQ; encoded by the coding sequence TTGTCACGCTGGAACAAATGGTTCTGTTTTTATCTATGGAGACATAGATCATTCTTTTTTTCTAAGATAGACTTTATACCTTTCCATGCTGGCGATAGTCAGAAAAAAAACTATAGCGGTAAAGGAGTCTCATCATTTTATATCTCGTCAGGCGATTGTTGGATTGACTGCAGCTTTGTTGGTGATGTTTCAGTTCAACTACAGACTGACTCAAAAAAATACATTTTTTCCAAATCTCAAACACGCCTCAGTAGCTATATTGAGTTAAATGACGTAGTAACTGACATTACAGTTAGAGGTGAAGAGCCCGACGTGTGCTTCTATCAAGACTCCGATAAATCAGGCAATGAGCATTGTTTATTAGACGGTGTTAAGAATGCATTTAAATCATATGATTCTATGAACGGCTTTTCTTCGTTCGAAATATTTAAAAAATCAGGAAATCAGCACAAATGGCTAAAAGTTACAGATCATAACGGCAGTTACATAATTTTTCCAATGAGTGACGGGTTCACTATTAATAGTCTCTCCGATTTCGGTTTTAATGATACAGTAGCAGATGTAGAAATTATCACAGAGACGCCAAATGCTTGTTTTTATGAAGGTACACACTATGAGGGCGGTGGATTTTGTTTGGATGAACAAAGTAACATCCCGATGAGTTATTTCAATGACAAAATTTCTTCAATTAAAATCTACAATAATGAAACGTCTTTTGTGATTGGTGAGCACTATAATGGAGGGCATATGGCTTGGATTGCCACTTCTAGAGAAAACCTCAATGCTCCAGATTATGCTAAATTTTATTGGAACGACACTATATCATTTATCGAACAAAAAAACTTCACACCTGATTTTTGTTTTTATACATCTCCGGGCTACAAAGGAAACGAATATTGCTTTAAAGGGAATGTTAGTTTTAGAAGAGACTGGTATGAGAACGATGACATGGAGTCTGTAAAGCTTTTACACCCTGGCTTTCTTAGTGTATTTCGTGATGTAGATTACCATAACTTTGCTTATCAATACTCCGAGAATGTAATTAACTTCGGCGGGCTTAATAATCTAATAAGTTCATTTATCTGGTACCCTGCGGTCAAAGAACAACCCGAGTTTTCAATGAAAAAAATAAGTGAAATCCGGGACAAACTTAACAGTGGTTTTCCAGATGTTACGGGTCATGTTGTAACAATCACAAAAGCTGATAAAGCTGCGTTTTCAGTACCCAATACACTTAATTCCACTATAGATTGTGAACTGCTCAAGGATGAATCAAAAGCCTACCATGCTTGTAACGAAGCATTGGATAGGGACAGGCAAGGTTTATCATCCTTTGATGCGACTTGCCAAACAGATTCAACACATAATTTTATGAAAACTAAAATTATAAATTCTGGCAACACTTTAGATAGCGGTAAAAAATACTCATTCCCTATGAAGACATTGGAAGAATGGGATGCAGAATTCCCATCTAAGGTAAAAATAAATGCCAACTGGTTCGATATTCAAGGTCCTCCTGGTTTTCCTTACGTGATGCCTTGTACAGATGTTTTTGGCAGGGTGGTTTCCGATGGAGTAGAGCTAACAAATAATCTTCCGAACCCTAACCGGAACGTGTACGAACAATTGGATAGTTTTGCTGTTCTAAAAGATAATGATGGAAATCAAAGCCTTAAAATTTTACCCCATGCTACGTTTAAAAATATCCTTTCCGATTCTAGTAGTGAAAAAATTCAACAAGCAGTGGGCGGGTTTATCATCGTCTCTAAAGGAAAAAGCGTTAAAGCCGAATCCATTGCGAAATCAACCAAACCAACCGCTACGGGTTCTCGCAGTGCAATTGGATTGAGTGAGGATGGAAAAACATTGTATATAGTGCAAGTTGGATCTCAAGGCAAAGGCTTAAATATAGACCAATTGAAGCATCTAATGAAACGTATAGGTTCATATACAGCGATTAACCTTGATAATTCTGGTTCTTCTCAACTAATTTATAAAGATGAATCAAATGGTCAAATTATACGGAGTGAAAAAGTGGATAAAAACCCAGCTCATCAATTGGCATATAGACCTATACCGATTTTTCTAAATATTGATATGCCTACTCAATAA